One genomic region from Fictibacillus marinisediminis encodes:
- the nfsA gene encoding oxygen-insensitive NADPH nitroreductase yields the protein MNETIKNILSHRSIRRFKDEPIPQETIETLVQCAQAASTSSYQQVYSIIGVEEQSLKDKLAELAGDQSYVAQNGYFFVFCLDYHRHQLMAEMTGGNVDATVQSKEGFMVGMIDVALASQNLAVAAESLGLGIVYIGGIRNNLREVSELLRCPDHVVPLFGMAVGFPDASPGLKPRLPQEAVFHKNQYKDDEKALPVLKEFEMKTAEYYKERTGGARDEGWATQMARTMAQPKRTYMKEFIESKGLDKQ from the coding sequence ATGAACGAAACGATAAAAAATATTCTTTCTCACCGGTCGATCCGCCGGTTTAAAGATGAACCGATTCCGCAAGAAACCATTGAAACGCTTGTCCAATGTGCTCAGGCTGCTTCCACTTCCAGCTATCAGCAAGTATATTCCATCATAGGAGTGGAGGAGCAGAGTTTAAAGGACAAGCTTGCTGAATTGGCAGGCGATCAAAGCTATGTGGCCCAGAATGGCTACTTCTTCGTCTTTTGCCTTGATTATCATCGCCATCAGCTTATGGCTGAAATGACAGGCGGAAATGTTGATGCGACCGTACAATCCAAGGAAGGATTCATGGTAGGGATGATCGATGTTGCTCTTGCCTCACAGAACCTTGCTGTGGCTGCAGAGTCGCTTGGCTTAGGCATCGTCTATATCGGTGGTATTAGAAACAATCTTCGGGAAGTTTCCGAGCTGCTTCGCTGCCCTGATCATGTAGTGCCGCTGTTCGGCATGGCTGTCGGCTTTCCTGATGCCTCCCCTGGTCTAAAACCGCGTTTGCCTCAAGAAGCCGTCTTCCATAAAAATCAGTACAAGGATGACGAAAAAGCGCTGCCGGTTTTAAAGGAATTCGAGATGAAAACGGCAGAGTACTATAAAGAGCGCACAGGCGGAGCCCGGGATGAAGGGTGGGCCACTCAAATGGCGAGAACAATGGCGCAGCCAAAGCGGACCTATATGAAAGAATTTATTGAGTCGAAAGGGCTTGATAAGCAATAG
- the ribE gene encoding riboflavin synthase yields MFTGIIEELGTIEGIKKGNETIVLTISAAKVLDDVQLGDSISVNGVCLTVTTFSEKSFTVDVMPETYRSTGLKELSFHSKVNLERAMASGGRFGGHFVSGHIDGTGEIVQKRPEKNAIYYDIKVPQHLANYLLLKGSVAVDGTSLTIFGLTDDTFTISLIPHTVSHTVLGAKAKGDSVNIECDMLGKYAEKFLSGKTQPENKKTAITMDYLTEHGF; encoded by the coding sequence ATGTTTACAGGAATCATAGAAGAATTAGGAACCATTGAAGGAATAAAAAAAGGCAATGAAACCATTGTACTCACCATTTCAGCTGCAAAAGTTCTCGATGATGTACAGCTCGGGGACAGCATTTCTGTAAACGGAGTTTGTCTCACGGTCACTACCTTTTCTGAAAAGAGCTTCACTGTTGATGTGATGCCGGAAACGTACAGAAGTACAGGGCTGAAAGAATTGTCATTCCATTCTAAAGTCAACTTGGAGCGGGCCATGGCGTCCGGCGGAAGGTTTGGAGGGCACTTTGTCAGCGGACATATCGACGGAACGGGAGAGATTGTCCAGAAACGGCCTGAAAAAAATGCCATCTATTATGACATTAAAGTACCGCAGCACCTTGCGAACTACCTTTTGCTGAAAGGTTCAGTTGCTGTAGATGGAACGAGCCTGACGATTTTTGGACTGACAGATGATACGTTTACGATCTCCTTGATCCCCCATACGGTCTCACATACCGTACTGGGTGCAAAAGCAAAGGGAGATTCGGTAAACATCGAGTGCGACATGCTTGGAAAATATGCTGAAAAATTTCTGTCCGGTAAGACTCAGCCGGAGAACAAGAAAACAGCCATCACGATGGACTATTTAACGGAGCACGGATTCTAG
- a CDS encoding bifunctional 3,4-dihydroxy-2-butanone-4-phosphate synthase/GTP cyclohydrolase II codes for MFHSIEEAVQDLVMGKPVIVVDDEDRENEGDFVAIAEKVTPETVNFMAKHGRGLICAPIDEQLAAKLELSPMVSHNTDPHGTAFTISIDHKSTTTGISALERAVTIQKMVEEESKGADFKRPGHIFPLIAKKGGVLQRAGHTEAAVDLAILAGCKPAGMICEIMNEDGSMARVPELQEIAREHDLKFITIKDLIQYRNQKEKLVAKEVEIKLPTEYGEFTAIGFTNLIDDKEHVALVKGTIDPDQPVLVRVHSECLTGDVFGSYRCDCGPQLHAALRQIQEADSGVLLYMRQEGRGIGLLNKMKAYKLQEEGYDTVEANEMLGFAPDLRNYGIGAQILKELGIKKMRLLTNNPRKITGLKGYDLEVVERIAIQMPSNKDNEKYLKTKQTKLGHLLQF; via the coding sequence ATGTTTCACAGCATAGAAGAGGCCGTACAGGATTTAGTTATGGGAAAACCAGTAATTGTGGTAGATGATGAGGATAGAGAGAATGAAGGTGACTTTGTTGCCATTGCAGAAAAAGTCACACCCGAAACCGTAAACTTTATGGCCAAGCATGGAAGAGGGCTGATCTGTGCGCCTATCGATGAGCAGCTTGCTGCTAAGCTTGAGCTCTCTCCAATGGTCAGCCATAACACAGACCCTCATGGAACAGCCTTTACGATCAGTATTGATCATAAAAGTACCACAACCGGCATTTCTGCACTTGAGCGGGCAGTTACCATTCAAAAGATGGTGGAGGAAGAGTCGAAGGGAGCTGATTTTAAACGCCCGGGACATATCTTTCCTCTGATCGCAAAAAAAGGCGGCGTCCTTCAGCGTGCGGGCCATACGGAAGCTGCTGTAGACCTGGCGATTCTGGCTGGTTGCAAACCGGCGGGGATGATCTGCGAGATCATGAATGAGGATGGAAGCATGGCTAGGGTGCCTGAACTGCAGGAAATCGCCCGAGAACATGACTTGAAGTTCATCACCATCAAGGATTTAATCCAATATAGAAACCAGAAGGAAAAGCTGGTGGCTAAAGAAGTTGAGATTAAGCTTCCGACGGAATACGGAGAGTTTACGGCAATCGGTTTTACCAATTTAATCGATGATAAAGAACATGTTGCCCTCGTTAAGGGTACCATCGATCCAGATCAGCCAGTGCTTGTGAGGGTTCACTCAGAATGTTTAACAGGGGATGTATTTGGTTCCTACCGCTGTGACTGCGGCCCTCAGCTTCACGCAGCGCTCCGCCAGATCCAGGAAGCTGATTCTGGTGTGCTATTGTACATGAGGCAGGAGGGCAGAGGGATTGGACTTCTTAATAAAATGAAGGCCTACAAGCTCCAGGAAGAGGGCTACGATACGGTAGAAGCCAATGAAATGCTTGGATTCGCACCAGATCTCAGAAATTATGGTATCGGAGCACAAATCTTGAAAGAGCTCGGTATAAAGAAGATGCGCCTGCTGACGAATAATCCGCGAAAGATTACAGGATTAAAAGGCTATGACCTTGAAGTGGTGGAGCGCATAGCGATTCAAATGCCGTCAAATAAAGATAACGAAAAGTATTTAAAAACAAAACAAACAAAACTAGGGCACTTGCTGCAGTTTTAA
- the ribH gene encoding 6,7-dimethyl-8-ribityllumazine synthase yields the protein MATIYEGNLVGSGLKVGIVVGRFNEFITGKLLSGAQDALKRHGVEEENVDIAWVPGAFEIPLIAKKMADAGKYDAVITLGTVIRGSTPHFDYVCNEAAKGVSAASLQSGVPVIFGVLTTDSIEQAIERAGTKAGNKGWEAAAAAIEMANLNRQFNF from the coding sequence ATGGCAACGATTTATGAAGGGAATTTAGTTGGATCAGGATTAAAGGTTGGAATTGTAGTAGGTCGGTTTAATGAATTTATTACTGGAAAACTGTTAAGCGGGGCGCAGGATGCTTTAAAACGCCACGGTGTAGAAGAAGAGAACGTCGACATCGCTTGGGTGCCTGGAGCTTTTGAAATTCCATTGATCGCCAAGAAAATGGCAGACGCGGGCAAATATGATGCCGTTATCACCCTTGGAACAGTCATCCGCGGCTCTACACCTCATTTTGACTATGTCTGCAACGAAGCGGCAAAAGGCGTTTCCGCTGCTTCTCTTCAGTCTGGTGTACCTGTCATTTTTGGAGTCCTGACAACAGATTCCATTGAGCAGGCGATAGAGCGTGCTGGTACAAAAGCCGGAAACAAAGGATGGGAAGCAGCTGCTGCAGCCATCGAAATGGCTAATTTGAACCGACAATTTAATTTTTAA
- a CDS encoding ABC transporter ATP-binding protein — protein MFSVLSKLGWFFKQHWKRYTIAVLLLIVVGILEVIPPKIVGNAIDAINLGKLTKESLVQTILFYLGLLTVTYILTYFMMYQLFGGAFVVERILRSKFMRHLLKMTPAFYEKNRTGDLMARATNDLKAISVTAGFGILTLVDSSVFMLVILFTMGLFISWNLTLAAVLPLPLMAIAMNRYGKKVHERFMKAQDAFGDMNDQVLESISGVRVIRAYVKEREDIKRFNDLTDDVYGKNIAVAKIDALFEPTIKVLVGISYLIGLGYGAYLVFHNSITLGQLVSFNVYLGMLIWPMFAVGELINVMQRGNASLDRVNETLAYEPDVKNEDDLIPLKEPGEIAFHDVTFRYPSSEVDNLVSVNARVKKGQTLGIVGRTGSGKTTFLKQLLREYPLGEGEIQISSIDLHHLAIEDIQGWIGYVPQDATLFSKTIRENILFGKSSGTEEELQHVLRMASFDRDVKYLPEGLNTLVGEKGVALSGGQKQRVSIARALFIDPEILMLDDALSAVDAKTEAAIIANIRKERAGKTTFITTHRLSAVEHANWIIVMDEGRIIEEGTHAQLISSGGWYGEQYERQKVEETFDEKAV, from the coding sequence ATGTTTTCGGTACTGAGCAAATTAGGCTGGTTTTTTAAACAGCATTGGAAACGGTATACGATTGCTGTTCTGTTACTAATTGTTGTCGGCATCTTGGAAGTCATTCCGCCGAAGATCGTCGGCAATGCGATTGATGCGATCAATCTCGGCAAGCTGACAAAAGAGTCGCTTGTTCAAACGATCTTATTTTATTTAGGTTTGTTAACAGTAACCTATATTTTAACGTATTTCATGATGTATCAGTTGTTTGGAGGGGCGTTTGTTGTTGAGCGGATTCTTCGTTCGAAATTCATGCGCCACCTGCTGAAAATGACACCGGCATTTTACGAAAAGAACCGAACAGGGGATTTGATGGCAAGAGCTACCAATGACTTGAAGGCGATCTCAGTTACTGCCGGTTTCGGGATATTAACCCTTGTTGATTCCAGTGTATTTATGCTGGTTATCCTTTTTACAATGGGTCTTTTCATCAGCTGGAATTTGACGCTGGCAGCTGTATTGCCGCTTCCTCTGATGGCCATTGCCATGAACAGGTATGGAAAGAAAGTTCATGAGCGGTTCATGAAAGCACAGGATGCCTTCGGGGACATGAATGACCAGGTGCTTGAAAGCATTTCAGGAGTAAGGGTTATTCGCGCCTACGTGAAAGAACGGGAAGACATCAAGCGGTTCAATGACCTTACCGACGATGTGTACGGTAAAAATATCGCCGTTGCTAAAATCGATGCGCTGTTTGAACCGACTATTAAAGTACTCGTCGGCATCAGCTACTTGATCGGTCTTGGGTACGGGGCGTATCTGGTGTTTCATAACAGTATCACATTAGGGCAGTTGGTTTCTTTTAACGTTTACCTTGGTATGCTCATTTGGCCGATGTTCGCTGTTGGAGAATTGATCAACGTCATGCAGCGGGGGAATGCTTCACTCGACAGGGTGAATGAGACTCTCGCTTATGAACCAGACGTTAAAAATGAAGATGACCTCATCCCTCTCAAAGAACCTGGTGAGATTGCATTTCATGATGTGACCTTCCGCTATCCTTCTTCTGAGGTAGATAATCTTGTCTCCGTGAATGCAAGGGTGAAAAAAGGGCAGACGCTTGGGATTGTCGGCCGCACAGGAAGCGGAAAAACGACGTTCCTGAAACAGCTGCTCAGAGAATATCCTTTAGGTGAAGGAGAAATCCAAATTTCCAGCATTGATCTTCATCACTTGGCCATTGAAGATATCCAGGGATGGATCGGCTATGTACCTCAGGATGCCACTCTATTTTCTAAAACAATAAGAGAGAACATCTTATTTGGCAAAAGCAGCGGAACAGAAGAAGAGCTTCAGCACGTCCTTCGGATGGCCTCATTTGACCGTGACGTGAAATATTTGCCGGAAGGGTTGAATACGCTTGTCGGAGAAAAAGGAGTAGCGTTATCGGGCGGACAGAAACAGCGTGTTTCTATCGCCAGGGCATTATTTATTGACCCTGAAATCCTCATGCTTGATGATGCGCTATCGGCTGTTGATGCTAAGACGGAAGCAGCAATCATCGCAAACATCAGAAAAGAACGGGCAGGAAAGACCACTTTTATTACGACCCACAGGTTATCAGCAGTAGAACATGCTAATTGGATTATCGTAATGGACGAAGGAAGGATTATCGAAGAAGGTACACACGCACAGCTCATCTCCTCCGGCGGCTGGTATGGTGAGCAGTACGAACGGCAAAAAGTCGAAGAAACCTTCGATGAAAAGGCGGTGTAA
- a CDS encoding ABC transporter ATP-binding protein: MNVGKRLFRYALIYKKSFIIGLLLLALAVSAELTGPFIAKRMIDVHILGIEKPWYKTTAQDKDTVTYKGSRYQREDRFQSGEPKGKQARITQIGRKYYFINQSAKLEGEKSYKNKEIMVTSKGVTTKYPAVQLKNSELFKFYKPEIRGLFKLTGIYFVLLLFAGLFQYGQRYMLQSSSNLVIKKLRQDVFSQIQRVPITYFDNQPAGKIVSRVTNDTEAIKELFVNVLSNFFTGIIYMAGIFTALFILDMRLALITMILVPILVVWITLYRKLASKYNHIIRSTLSDINGMVNESIQGMPIIRAFKRQKETTKEFEEMNEKYFSFQNRLLSLNGLTSHNLVSVLRNLAFVALIWYFGGASLKTDALISVGVLYAFVDYLNRLFQPITGMVNQLAQLEQALVSAERVFVLLDEPGMDVKVQEVDRYKGNVTFNGVSFAYKEGENVLNDITFEARQGETVALVGHTGSGKSSIMNLLFRFYDIKQGRILIDGKDIMKMPKQVLREHMGIVLQDPFLFTGTIASNISLDDPAISREMVEKAITDVGAMPFVQILPKGLDEPVIEKGSTLSSGQRQLLSFARALAFNPAILILDEATASIDTETEAIIQEALDVLKRGRTTFIIAHRLSTIKNADQILVLDRGRIVEKGDHTSLMEARGRYFQMYQIQQGQKASKAV, from the coding sequence TTGAACGTAGGGAAGAGATTATTTCGTTATGCACTGATTTATAAAAAAAGTTTTATTATAGGTCTGCTATTGCTGGCTTTGGCCGTATCTGCAGAGTTAACCGGTCCGTTCATCGCCAAGCGCATGATTGATGTGCACATTCTAGGCATTGAAAAGCCTTGGTACAAAACGACTGCTCAAGATAAAGACACGGTTACTTATAAGGGGAGCCGATATCAGCGCGAAGATCGTTTTCAGTCCGGTGAACCAAAAGGAAAACAGGCTAGGATTACCCAGATTGGGAGAAAGTATTACTTCATTAATCAGTCCGCAAAATTAGAAGGGGAAAAGAGTTACAAAAACAAGGAAATCATGGTCACTTCTAAAGGTGTAACCACTAAATATCCGGCAGTACAGCTGAAGAACAGTGAGCTTTTTAAATTTTATAAGCCGGAGATAAGAGGGCTGTTTAAGCTGACGGGCATTTATTTTGTTCTATTGTTATTTGCTGGATTGTTTCAGTACGGACAAAGGTACATGCTGCAGAGCTCCTCCAATCTGGTCATCAAGAAGCTGCGGCAGGATGTATTTTCACAGATCCAGAGAGTGCCGATTACGTATTTTGATAATCAGCCGGCAGGAAAAATAGTATCACGGGTGACGAATGATACAGAAGCAATTAAAGAGCTGTTCGTTAATGTACTTTCTAATTTCTTCACAGGAATTATTTATATGGCGGGAATCTTCACAGCGCTGTTCATACTGGATATGCGTCTCGCCCTGATCACGATGATTCTCGTGCCGATTCTGGTTGTTTGGATTACACTCTATCGAAAACTTGCTTCTAAGTATAACCATATTATCCGTTCAACACTGAGCGACATCAATGGAATGGTCAACGAATCCATCCAAGGCATGCCAATTATACGGGCGTTTAAACGGCAGAAGGAAACGACAAAAGAGTTTGAAGAGATGAATGAGAAATATTTTTCGTTTCAAAATAGGCTATTGAGTTTAAATGGCCTCACTTCTCACAACCTTGTGAGTGTACTTAGGAATTTAGCGTTTGTTGCCTTGATCTGGTACTTCGGAGGGGCCTCACTTAAGACGGACGCCCTGATTTCCGTTGGTGTCCTCTATGCTTTTGTTGATTACTTGAACCGGCTGTTCCAGCCCATCACCGGGATGGTTAACCAGCTCGCCCAGCTTGAGCAGGCGCTCGTATCAGCAGAGCGTGTATTTGTACTGCTGGATGAGCCGGGTATGGATGTGAAGGTCCAGGAAGTTGATCGTTATAAAGGAAATGTAACATTCAATGGAGTTTCATTTGCTTATAAAGAAGGTGAGAATGTCTTGAATGATATTACCTTCGAAGCAAGGCAGGGCGAAACGGTAGCTCTTGTCGGCCATACAGGGTCAGGAAAAAGCTCTATTATGAACCTTCTTTTCCGGTTTTATGATATTAAGCAGGGGAGAATCCTTATTGATGGCAAGGATATTATGAAAATGCCAAAGCAGGTGCTCAGGGAGCATATGGGGATTGTCCTTCAGGATCCATTTCTATTTACGGGCACAATCGCTTCAAACATCAGCCTGGATGACCCCGCGATTTCAAGAGAGATGGTAGAAAAGGCCATTACTGATGTAGGAGCGATGCCGTTTGTACAAATCCTTCCAAAAGGATTGGATGAACCCGTCATCGAAAAAGGAAGCACTCTTTCTTCCGGTCAAAGGCAGCTTCTTTCTTTCGCAAGGGCCCTGGCGTTCAATCCAGCAATCTTAATTTTGGATGAGGCAACGGCTAGTATCGATACTGAAACGGAGGCCATCATTCAAGAGGCGCTTGATGTGCTGAAGAGGGGGCGAACGACCTTTATCATTGCCCACAGGCTGTCCACCATTAAAAATGCGGACCAGATTCTTGTCCTGGATCGCGGAAGAATTGTTGAAAAGGGCGATCATACTTCATTGATGGAAGCCCGAGGCCGCTATTTTCAAATGTATCAAATTCAACAAGGACAGAAAGCGAGTAAAGCAGTATAA
- a CDS encoding globin-coupled sensor protein translates to MKTKMIRYFKKEEMKSSLQEQVLHELSHVVMERSPGSSLDKQLAMISMTPEDLAVLRALQPFVSQHIEEVVTGFYSTIAHVPQLSEIIEKNSSVERLRLTLERHIREMFNGEIHHAFIEQRKMIAHIHFKIGLEPKWYISAFQDLQLSLLSIMDEHLEGKEDFYLAATAITKMLNLEQQLVLEAFSLEEERARMKIEEQKALVKQTVNSSSDELAAIAQEASAAIEQLAAQSGDVVEHAQSSVEYASLVSEKSKEGKEKIELHLSSVQQIKQKMNQISKEILLLKEDSGHIIEIVDLVKGIAEQTNLLALNAAIEAARAGEMGKGFAVVAGEVRKLAEQTKDSVGGVAEYISNTNGRMDLITASSAQINSWINENTAEVEEMNDFFNEILTNMEESRKQSNSVGGKIQDIAKIIKEMEHAIAQIAHSAESLSDSTYHL, encoded by the coding sequence ATGAAAACTAAAATGATTCGGTATTTTAAAAAGGAAGAAATGAAATCAAGCCTTCAGGAACAAGTGCTGCATGAATTGAGCCATGTTGTGATGGAACGAAGCCCTGGATCCAGTCTGGACAAGCAGTTAGCCATGATTTCAATGACCCCGGAAGATCTGGCGGTTCTCCGAGCACTACAGCCTTTTGTTTCGCAGCATATTGAAGAAGTTGTCACTGGGTTCTACAGCACAATTGCCCACGTACCTCAGCTTTCTGAGATTATAGAGAAGAACAGTTCTGTTGAACGGCTGAGACTGACGCTTGAGCGTCATATTCGTGAGATGTTTAACGGTGAGATTCACCATGCCTTCATTGAACAAAGGAAAATGATCGCGCACATTCATTTTAAAATTGGATTAGAGCCGAAATGGTATATTTCCGCTTTTCAGGATCTTCAGTTATCTCTTTTATCCATCATGGACGAACATCTGGAGGGGAAAGAGGATTTTTATCTTGCGGCAACAGCCATTACCAAAATGCTGAACCTTGAACAGCAGCTGGTTCTTGAGGCGTTCTCTCTGGAAGAAGAGAGAGCCAGGATGAAAATTGAAGAGCAGAAAGCATTGGTAAAACAAACGGTCAACTCTTCTTCTGACGAACTGGCTGCCATTGCCCAGGAGGCGAGTGCAGCGATCGAACAGCTTGCCGCACAGTCTGGAGATGTTGTAGAACATGCACAGAGCAGTGTAGAGTATGCCTCTCTCGTATCTGAAAAATCAAAAGAAGGCAAAGAAAAGATCGAGCTGCACTTATCATCGGTACAGCAGATCAAGCAGAAAATGAATCAAATATCAAAAGAGATTCTTTTATTAAAAGAAGACTCTGGCCATATTATTGAAATTGTTGATCTCGTGAAAGGGATCGCTGAACAGACCAATTTGCTTGCCCTCAATGCAGCCATTGAAGCAGCAAGAGCAGGGGAAATGGGTAAAGGTTTTGCTGTAGTAGCGGGAGAAGTCAGAAAACTGGCAGAGCAAACCAAAGATTCAGTAGGAGGAGTCGCTGAATATATCTCCAACACGAATGGGCGGATGGATTTAATTACGGCTTCTTCGGCTCAAATCAATAGCTGGATCAATGAGAATACAGCTGAGGTTGAGGAAATGAACGATTTTTTCAATGAAATTCTCACAAACATGGAGGAAAGCAGAAAACAGAGCAACAGCGTTGGAGGAAAGATACAGGATATCGCAAAAATTATTAAAGAGATGGAACATGCCATTGCCCAAATTGCTCATTCTGCTGAAAGCCTTTCAGACAGTACGTATCATCTATAA
- a CDS encoding GDYXXLXY domain-containing protein, whose translation MKKNKWWIGLIVLQVLVLLGIAASYYAADHYGKDIVLKTKPVDPSDVFYGDYVTLNYEINEVSSSLWNGKSIEDPTPVYAVLSPDNDGLYRVTKVTGDRPDVKGQQVYLKGKATPSMEGFLHLEYGLERYYVKDNTGKQLESPHREYKVTVKVASWGKGVIQRIQPLN comes from the coding sequence ATGAAAAAAAATAAATGGTGGATAGGGCTGATCGTTCTTCAAGTACTTGTCCTTTTGGGGATTGCAGCCAGTTATTATGCAGCAGATCACTATGGCAAGGATATTGTTTTAAAAACAAAGCCTGTTGATCCGTCTGATGTTTTCTACGGAGATTACGTAACGCTGAACTATGAGATCAACGAAGTCTCTTCCTCACTTTGGAATGGTAAATCCATCGAGGATCCGACCCCTGTATATGCTGTCCTGTCTCCGGATAACGACGGCTTATATAGGGTAACCAAGGTAACTGGCGATCGTCCTGATGTTAAGGGGCAGCAAGTATATTTAAAAGGAAAAGCAACACCTTCTATGGAAGGATTCCTGCACCTTGAATATGGGCTTGAACGTTATTATGTAAAAGATAACACCGGAAAACAGCTTGAAAGTCCTCATCGTGAATATAAAGTAACCGTTAAGGTCGCATCTTGGGGAAAAGGCGTCATTCAGAGGATCCAGCCTTTAAATTAA
- a CDS encoding DUF2157 domain-containing protein, with protein MSDKWLIKEGKTWVQDGIITEEQYKQILSKYPDGHSKQGIGLIPVFASILIGLGILSFIASNWDGISPLYRLVLLIAVLSVFYTAGHVRLKKGNPVLGRAFIALGIASFGAGLILLGQTFHFVSYDARTFIIWSVPALLYLYLFRGKLLFFISFAILTGGQLYALSEFSSYSYVILILFAIGLGWFVSASKDKLLTWFFSAGLVLHLVLYALTLEDNWLWLIVILIGLYAAAEGLNQNLASPLRFFTTGAAFITSLLLYFFLTNTASSLDYPDPLWFGIIYILLFAAVISLIMKKGTFSSFLKTGLLFFPWFYFTFLIGEFTAGIIYLISAFLFSGLLLTEGYQKEERSQINWGIILFLIVTFIAYINLAWSFMPKSLFFLIGGILLFALYFFLQKKKRDVLEEGGDSHEKK; from the coding sequence GTGAGTGACAAGTGGCTAATTAAAGAAGGGAAGACGTGGGTACAGGATGGAATTATTACGGAAGAACAATACAAACAGATTCTTTCAAAATATCCAGACGGGCATTCAAAGCAAGGAATCGGACTCATTCCCGTCTTTGCAAGCATTCTCATCGGCCTTGGGATTTTATCCTTCATCGCATCCAACTGGGATGGAATATCACCTCTTTACCGTCTGGTGCTTCTGATTGCCGTTCTCAGTGTGTTCTACACTGCGGGCCATGTTCGGCTAAAAAAAGGAAATCCTGTTCTGGGAAGAGCTTTTATAGCCCTCGGAATCGCGTCTTTTGGAGCTGGACTTATCCTGCTTGGCCAAACATTTCATTTTGTATCCTATGATGCACGCACTTTTATCATTTGGTCCGTTCCAGCTTTGCTTTATCTTTATTTATTTCGCGGGAAGCTTTTGTTCTTTATTTCCTTTGCGATCCTGACCGGAGGCCAGCTTTATGCATTATCCGAATTCTCCAGCTACAGCTATGTGATACTTATTTTGTTTGCGATTGGTCTAGGCTGGTTCGTTTCCGCATCAAAAGACAAGCTGCTTACTTGGTTTTTTTCTGCCGGTCTCGTTTTGCACCTTGTCCTTTATGCCTTAACACTTGAGGATAACTGGCTCTGGCTGATTGTAATCTTGATCGGCTTATATGCCGCAGCTGAAGGATTGAACCAAAATCTCGCTTCACCGTTGCGTTTTTTTACAACGGGTGCTGCCTTTATCACCAGTTTGCTGCTTTATTTCTTCTTAACCAATACTGCCAGTTCGTTGGATTATCCTGATCCGTTATGGTTTGGCATCATATATATTTTGTTGTTTGCTGCAGTTATATCATTAATAATGAAAAAGGGTACTTTTTCCTCATTTTTGAAGACAGGATTATTATTTTTCCCCTGGTTTTATTTCACCTTCCTCATTGGGGAATTCACAGCAGGCATCATTTATTTGATCTCGGCATTCCTATTCTCCGGACTTCTTTTGACGGAAGGATATCAAAAAGAAGAACGATCCCAGATCAATTGGGGAATTATCCTGTTCTTGATTGTAACGTTCATCGCATACATCAATCTGGCGTGGTCATTTATGCCAAAATCTCTCTTCTTCCTGATTGGCGGAATTCTCTTGTTTGCTCTTTATTTCTTTTTGCAGAAAAAGAAAAGGGATGTTCTGGAGGAAGGCGGTGATTCTCATGAAAAAAAATAA
- a CDS encoding alpha/beta-type small acid-soluble spore protein: MANNNSSNQLAVPGAQQALDQMKYEIASEFGVQLGADTTARANGSVGGEITKRLVAMAQQQISGSAR, translated from the coding sequence ATGGCAAACAACAATAGCTCAAACCAATTAGCAGTACCTGGTGCTCAACAAGCTCTTGATCAAATGAAGTACGAAATCGCTTCTGAGTTTGGTGTTCAATTAGGAGCTGACACAACTGCTCGTGCTAACGGATCTGTAGGTGGAGAAATCACGAAACGTCTTGTAGCAATGGCTCAACAACAAATCAGCGGATCAGCTCGATAA